The Methanothermobacter sp. DNA window TGGCTGATAGTTTACCATCTTCTAAGTGTTTCATGGTTAATTTTATGGGTTCGGCTTTTATCTTATTAGAAGTGAAGACGGCTGCGGCGGTGCTTTTACCAGCATATAATATGCCAAGACCATATTTTCCCTTCCTGGACCCCCAGGCGAGTATGTTATCTACTGCACATACTCCACCTTCTATCAATTTCACGAGCGATCCTCCCGCTATTCACGGATGATTAGCCACACTCTTATGGATTGTATTCGTGAGAACTTGTCATGTTATTTGTAATCGTCTCGTTGACCTGTGGGGCGTATTCGATCGGATTTGGGATCTCTAAGCTTGTATTCTTATAGGCAGGTTTTTGTGTAATGTTTCCGGGTGATATTGCTAATATTATCCCTAGACAAGAACCGCAACCAAATGCTATCAACGATATTAAAAGTGCAACCATTATTTTAGCTTCAGTTTCGGGCCTCATTGTAAAACTCCCCAGATTATAATTAGAGATAATCCTTTAAATAGTTTAAGATCATATTAGAGGATATGGTTGGGATTTCCTAAGTAGTGGCCCCATACAATACTGCGAGTATTATTGCAAGTAGTCCTAGTTGCCAGTATCCAAGGTTCCAGCCTAGGAATGTTGCCATGAAAACGAAGATGAATATTATGATGAGTCTTGCCTTTTTATTGAATAAGTAATCTATGACAGCCCTAGTAAATGGGTTGGGGATGAAATAGCCATAGAGTCCATCTGCAACATCGAATATTATGACAGTGGCTGGGTTCCACAATTTTATGTCATCTGCAAGTTGTGCTCTTTCAGCTGCTTCTCTTCTGGTTTTACCTATGCCAGCTCTTATCTTTGCACCATTTGCAAGTGCGTGCCATGCAGCATCTATTGTGGCCCTTAGTGCAATGTCTTTGCTTGGTAGGTTGGCGATTAGATCATCACCACCTTCTTTGTAACCTTCAATTTTCCCTTTACATTCCTTTTCAATGTAATTTTTGATGTCGTTCATTATCTCGACTAGGGCTCCTTTACCATGTTCTTCGATAAAACTTGTGGAATTGATAACATCAATGAAAAGGTAATTGTCATGGGGTGATGGTTCACCCTCCTGTGGGGTGAATGGTGTTGGGAATATGAGGGCGAATTCGCCGCCAAGTTTTGTGAAGCCCACTCCTGGGATTTCACCAACTTCTTCGTTTAATTTTATGGACCTTTCTATTGCAGCGGCTCCTGTCATCCCCACAGCAGCCCTGAGGTTAATCTTCTTTGCACTAGCCAATCCTATAAGTTTTATAGCGGCCCTTATAGCATCATTCTTTGAAGGGAGTCTCGCGATGACTTCTGTGGGACTTTTTTCAATAATCTCTCCCTTTTCTTTTCTTAAAAGTTCTATGAAATCTTTGATTATCCTAGCCTTGTTAAAAACTTCTATGTAAAGGTAACGATCACTACCTATTATGATGTTGCTGAAAAGGGCGTACTCGTCTACTTTTTCCAATGGTGGTTTTAATTCGATGAATCTTCTATTAGGGGGGATGTTCTCAGAACCGACCTCTCTTATAAGATTGTTAAAAATATTCTGGCTGTTTATATCCGCCTTTTTTATTTCTATGAGCATAGTCTTTGTATAATTTATCATGTCAACGTATTCCCGTTCCCTGGCATTGTTTGGGGAATACTTGGTGCCTATACCCAAAACCTTCTTTTTTAATAATAAACCTAACAGTACCTGGAGGATGTACTCTGTCAGCATTTTAACTGCTTCCTCCCTTCTCCAAGACCACTTCAAATTCTCCAGGTTTTTCCATTAGCATACTAGGCTTCACAGAAACTATAGGGAATCTCCAGGATCCTATGCGAGCAGCTACGGTACTTGCAATGTTCCTCGAATTCTTCTTTACAAAATTATAGTCATGGTCATTGATGATTATGTTAATATCATAAGGCGCTTCCTCCATAACCTCATCAGAATAGAATATATTAACCTCAAAACGGCCCTTTTTGATGAAAACATCATTTCTAACAGCGACGAGGGGGGCGTGATCCAATTTTAAACGTTCAAAGACTGTTACCGCGATGTTACCCGCATATTTAACAACTTCCCTGTAATCTTGGGGATTTACAAGTACGAATATTATGAAGTCTCCTGTTTTTTCAGCTTCCTCAACGAGTTCCATGAACTTGTCAAAAAGGGGTAATTTCTTGAACATACCTTCAAGTTTTGGTTCAAGACCCTCCTCTTCCACTTTTTCTATCCTATCAATGGCTTCTTTCGCAATTGCTATACCACTCAATTTCTTACCCCTTTTAACCTTATAATAGTCGAAGCCCTTCCTCTCGAATTCTGCTAATATCTCTGCACAGATCTTCTGAAGGATATTTTTAACCCTCTTAGGTTTTGATGGTCGGCCGATAACTATCTTATCCTCTTTAAAATTGTAAGGTATCCTCCTACTACTTATATCCTGAAACTCATCAGAATATTCTTTGAAGGCATCATTTGATAATATCTTAGCATCTTCCTCCTCTGCTAATTTCAAGATGAAATGATCCGCATTAGTGCCAGAGGGCACCTGCTTAAACTCGCCCTTTTCAAGATACTTCTTAAATTTTTCTTTATCATCAATTTCATGCTTTAATGATGCATCAGCGATTATGACAGGCTCATATCCAAGTTTACGGAGTTCTTCAGCGGCCTTTAATATGTTCTCTAACCTGGGCTTGTCGTCATCCCCCTTCCTAGAATGAGCTACATTAGATGCATCTATAATAACCCTCAATTGATCACCCTTCCATTATTTAGAACAGAGTTTATATGATCCCATCAAATAGCTTTTCCTTTGCACTTGGTTTAATCTTATCTCTATTATATCATCCTCGATATAATATGTGTTATATGAATTAATATCTTTACCTCGGAGCTTGAGTGATGCTACTGTACCAGCTGTTACAAAGAAAATGTCCTCAACTCTCCATACGTGTGGAACATGCTTATGGCCACAGATAACCAAATTGGCCCTACCTTTGACAATGGAGCATAAAACATCACCTGCATCGACTAGAACATTCCTTTCACGTCCAGTTTTTGGTACTGGTATGATATGATGATGTAATGCTATCACACTATACAAGTCGGCCTCAGCGGCTTTTTTAAGCTCTTTTTCCATCCATAATTGCTGAGACCTCCCTACTTTCCCCTCATCCAGGTCTGGTTCGCTACTATCCAATCCTATCACTCGTAATTCATCATTAATAGTTAAAGTGCCCCTTTTTTCTTTCAGAACCTCTTCGAATGTCTCATTACCTACATGTCTTGCATCATGGTTACCTGGGACAACCAGCAGGGGACTTTCTATATTACTAAGATAACTTGCCACTTGCAAAAATTCTAAATAGTAGCCATTATCTGTTAAATCACCTGTAGCAACGACAACATCAGGTTCCATGTCATTTATCTGCCTTATAGCCTCTAATAGTATATCCTCTTTAAAGTTTTCCGCGCCTACATGAAGATCTGATATGTGGGCGATGAGCACCATTTTAACTTAACCTCAAAATAGCCTCTGCAAGATCCCCATTGGTCTCCTTTAGCGCATCCTCCGCTTCTTTTCTAGTAGCGCCTGTTTGGCTCATAACAAGCTCAATATCCTCCTCAGGTATCTCAGGCCCCCTTGTTTTTTCCTTGGCTTTACCAGTTACTTGATAGGTTCTCTGGCCCATGAAATCCATGATAGTAACCTTAGGATTCCCTATGATAATATCTTTATCCTTTAACCTTATTATAACTTCTTTAACGCCTTTGAGGTCCTTCATCTCCATTCCCATCTGTTTCATTGCTCTTTGCATCTGCTTTAACTGTTTTGGGTTCATTCCCAT harbors:
- a CDS encoding Zc3h12a-like ribonuclease produces the protein MRVIIDASNVAHSRKGDDDKPRLENILKAAEELRKLGYEPVIIADASLKHEIDDKEKFKKYLEKGEFKQVPSGTNADHFILKLAEEEDAKILSNDAFKEYSDEFQDISSRRIPYNFKEDKIVIGRPSKPKRVKNILQKICAEILAEFERKGFDYYKVKRGKKLSGIAIAKEAIDRIEKVEEEGLEPKLEGMFKKLPLFDKFMELVEEAEKTGDFIIFVLVNPQDYREVVKYAGNIAVTVFERLKLDHAPLVAVRNDVFIKKGRFEVNIFYSDEVMEEAPYDINIIINDHDYNFVKKNSRNIASTVAARIGSWRFPIVSVKPSMLMEKPGEFEVVLEKGGSS
- a CDS encoding metallophosphoesterase produces the protein MVLIAHISDLHVGAENFKEDILLEAIRQINDMEPDVVVATGDLTDNGYYLEFLQVASYLSNIESPLLVVPGNHDARHVGNETFEEVLKEKRGTLTINDELRVIGLDSSEPDLDEGKVGRSQQLWMEKELKKAAEADLYSVIALHHHIIPVPKTGRERNVLVDAGDVLCSIVKGRANLVICGHKHVPHVWRVEDIFFVTAGTVASLKLRGKDINSYNTYYIEDDIIEIRLNQVQRKSYLMGSYKLCSK
- a CDS encoding nascent polypeptide-associated complex protein, with translation MIPGMGMNPKQLKQMQRAMKQMGMEMKDLKGVKEVIIRLKDKDIIIGNPKVTIMDFMGQRTYQVTGKAKEKTRGPEIPEEDIELVMSQTGATRKEAEDALKETNGDLAEAILRLS